AGAACGTGTTCGTCTGGTTGTCCAGCACATAGACCCCCAACTTGGCGTCCCAATGGCTGTTGCCGCCCGGCGGTGGGGCGAAGCTGGCGGAAGTACGCGGCAGCGGTTTGGCCGGTTTGTTCGGGATGACAGGCTTGCCCGGCGCTGTGGACGGGACCGGTTTGCTGGTCGGGGTCGACGATGGGATCGGTGGCAGCGGCGCCGAGGGCTCCGACGGACGCTGGACCGCACAAGCGCTCAGGCCCATGACGAGCGTGAGCAGGGTGATACGAGCGATGGCGGTCATGGTGCGAATTCCTGTTATTTGTCCGGGCTGTCGATAGTCAGTTGTTGCGGCGCCGTGGTGCTGCTCGCCAGGGGCTGGCTGCGGCCGATCCACTCACCGGCGGTCGGCTGGCCGGCACGGGAGATGCGCGCCACCAGTTGGACTTCGGGGAAGTTCGACAGTTTCAACTGCGGCATCATTGCGTCCGCGTCACCCAGCTCGACCGTGACCGGCAGATCGGCGACCGTCAGGCGCTTGGCGGCCAGCGGAGCGGGAGGGCCGGAAACGGCGCGGGCGAAGATGAACACACTGTCGCCCGGCTGCACCTTGGCCTTGAGTGCCGGCGCCAGGTCGACGCGCACCTTGAGCAGTGCCGCAGCCTTGGCCACAGGAACCTGGGCGACCTTGCCGCCACTGGCTTGCAGCTTCTCGGTGGCACGGGTAATGCCGCCCTGCAGCGCTTCACGGGATTTGTCGCCTTCGGGCAGTTCCACCAGCAGTCGCCCCCAGTAATCGATCGCGTCCTGATAGCGTTCGCCCTCAAAAGCGGCGATGCCCAACAGGCCGAGGCTGGTGACTTCCTTCGGATCGAGCTTCAGCGCTTCGTCGGTCAGGGCCTGGAGCTTGTCCGACCATTTCTTGCCGTCGGCAAAATACTGCGCCTGGGCCCATTGGCCCAGCAGTTCGGGTTGGCGGCCGGCCACCGCCACAGTGCGCTCGAAGACCTTCGCCGCGTCCGCGGGCCGATCCTGCGCCATGTAGGTACGCCCGAGAAAATACAGGCCCTCGGCGTTATCCGGTTGCGCCGCCACCGCACGTTCCAGGCGCAGGGTCATCTCTTCCATCGACTGCGGCGCTTGGGCGAACTCACGGGTCAGCTCGACCTTGTCGCTGGCGCCGAAATGCAGGTACAGCGCCAGGCCCAACACTGGCACCAGCACGGCGGCGAGCAACGGCAACGGCTTGCCCAACCGGGATTCGCGCGGCGTATCGGCGCCCTCGGTGTCAGCGAGCAGTTCACGGGCGGCTTCAGCGCGACCGGTGTCCAGTTGCGCCGCGTTAAGCACACCCTCCTCCCGCTCAACCTGCAACTCGGCGACGCGTTCCTGATACAGCGCCACGTTGAGCGCGGTACGGTCTTCCTCGCGTTGAGCGCGACGACCACGCAGTACAGGGATCAACAGAAAACTCAGGGCAACCAGAAGAAGCAGACCTGCGGCGAGCCAGAAATCAATCATGCTTGGTTTTATCCAACAGTTGGTCGAGGCGCTGGCGCTCATCGACAGAAAGCGTGTCCGGGGCGGCCGTGCGCTGGACCCGGCGGCGGCGCACGATCACTGCAATGACGACGAAACCACCGAACAACAGCCCGGCGGGGCCGAACCAGAGCAGCGCCGTCTTGGAGGACAGGGCGGGGTTGTAGCGCACGAACTCACCGTAGCGATCGACCATGAAATCGATGATCTGCTGGTTGTCCTTGCCCTCGCCGAGCATGCGGAAGATTTCCTTGCGCAGGTCGGCGGCAATCGGCGCGTTGGAGTCGGCGATGTCCTGGTTCTGGCACTTGGGGCAACGCAGTTCCTTGGTCAGTTCGCGAAACCGCTCGCGCTCGCCGTCGTTGGCGAATTCGTAGGCATCAATGGCGGCGTGGGCCACACCGGCCAGGCTCAGGCCGAGGATGGCGGCCGCTAACCAGCGCTTCATGGCTTGGCCTCGTCCACCAGTGCCTGATACTTGGCGGCCAGTTTCTCGCGCCAGACCTGCTCGTCGATCACGCCGACGAACTTGTCGCGGATAACGCCCTTGGCATCGATGAAGAACGTTTCCGGCGCGCCGTAGACACCCAGGTTCAGGCCCAGGGAGCCGTCTTCGTCACGAATGTCCAGTTGATACGGATTGTGGAACTCGGTCAGCCACTTCAGCGCGTCGGCTTTGACGTCCTTGTAATTGACGCCGTAGATCACCACGCCGTTCTGGGCCAGCTTGTTCAACACCGGATGCTCGACCCGGCAGGAGATGCACCAGGTGCCCCATACGTTGACCAGCGCCGGCTTGCCCAGCAGGTCGGCACGGGTCAGGGTCTTGTCACCTTGCACCGAGGGCAGGGAAAACTCCGGGAACGGCTTGCCGATCATCGCCGAGGGCAACTCGGTCGGATTCAGGTACAGCCCTCGGTACAAAAACACCGCCATCAGCAGGAACAGCGCCAACGGCACCAACATCAACCAACGCTTCATGCCGTGGCTCCCGTCACGCCCAGGGCTTCACGCACCCGGGTTTTCACTTTGACTCGATAACGCCGATCCAGCGCCGCCAGCACCCCACCCAGGCCAGTGAGCAAGCCACCGAACCAGATCCAGCGCACGAACGGCTTGACATGGACCCGCACCGCCCACGCGCCGTCGCCCAGGGACTCGCCCAGCGCCACATAGAGATCGCGGGTGAAACCGGCATCGATGCCGGCTTCGGTCATGACCGAGTTCTGCACGGTATAGAGACGTTTTTCCGGGTGCAGCACGGTGATTTCCTGGCCGTCGCGAATGACTCGTACGGTGCCTTTGTCGGACGTGAAGTTCGGGCCCTCGAAATGTTTGGCGCCCTCGAAAACGAACTGATACCCGGCCAGCTCCATGGACTCACCCGGCGCCAGGCGCAGGTCGCGCTCGGCGCTGTTCTGGCTGGACAGCACCACGCCCAGGGCGCAGACGGCGATGCCCAGGTGGGCGACCTGCATACCCCAGTAACTGCGGGTCAGGGTCGGCAGGCCTTTGATCAGGCCTTTGTGTCGGGTCTTGTCGAAAATGTCGCGTACCCCCGCCAGTAACACCCAGGCCGCCAGCACGAACGTCGCCAGTACCGCCCAGTTGAAGTCGCCATACGCCACGCCGGCCACCACGGCCAGGGCCGCCGTACCCAGCAGCACCGGGGTCAACATGCCCAGCAGCCACTTGACCGGAGTGTCTTTCCAGCGCACCAGCATGCCGATGGCCATCACCACCATCAGGATCGCCATCAGCGGGATGAACAACGCGTTGAAGTACGGCGGGCCGACCGACAGCTTGGCGCCGGACAACGCATCGAGCACCAGTGGGTACAACGTCCCCAGCAGGATCATCGACGCGGCCACCACCAGCACCAGGTTATTGCCCAGCAACAGGGTTTCCCGCGACCAGAGGTTGAAGCCGACCTGGCTCTTGACCACCGGCGCACGCAGGGCGAACAGCGTCAGCGAACCACCGACCACGAACAACAGGAACATCAGGATGAACACGCCTCGCTCAGGGTCCGAGGCGAAGGCATGCACCGAGGTCAACACGCCGGAGCGCACCAGGAACGTCCCCAGCAGGCTCAGCGAGAACGCCGCGATGGCCAGCAGCACGGTCCAACTCTTGAACACACCGCGTTTTTCCGTGACGGCCAGGGAGTGGATCAGCGCCGTGCCCACCAACCAGGGCATGAACGAGGCGTTTTCCACCGGATCCCAGAACCACCAGCCGCCCCAGCCGAGCTCGTAGTAGGCCCACCACGAGCCGAGGGTGATGCCGATGCCGAGGAAGGCCCAGGCAACGATGGTCCACGGACGCGACCAGCGTGCCCACGCAGCATCGAGGCGTCCACCGAGCAAAGCGGCGATGGCGAAGGAGAAGGCGACGGAGAAGCCGACGTAGCCCATGTAGAGCATCGGCGGATGAACGATCAGGCCGATGTCTTGCAACAACGGGTTGAGGTCGCGGCCATCCGTCGGCATCTGTGGCAGGATGCGCTCGAACGGGTTGGAGGTGACGATCAAAAACAGCAGGAAACCGGTGCTGATCATGCCCATCACCGCCAGCACCCGGGCCAGCATCACCTGGGGCAACTGCCGGGAGAACACCGAGACGGCGAAAGTCCAGCCGGCAAGGATCAACGCCCAGAGCAACAGCGATCCCTCATGGGCGCCCCACACCGCGCTGAACTTGTAGTACCAGGGCAAGGCGCTGTTGGAGTTGCTGGCGACGTATTCCACGGAGAAATCGTCGGTCATGAACGCATAGGTCAAGCAGCCGAAGGCGAACAGCATAAAAGCAAACTGCCCCCACGCCGCTGGCTGGGCCAGGCTCATCCACAAACGGTCGCCGCGCCAGGCTCCCAGCAACGGCACCACGGCTTGCACCAGGGCAAAGCACAGGGCCAGGATCATCGCCAGGTGGCCCAATTCGGGAATAAAGATGCCGGTAGTCATCGATCAACCCTCCTTCACGGGAGCGGGTGCCGACTGGCCGCTGTCTTTCAGAGCCTTGGTCACTTCCGGCGGCATGTATTTTTCGTCGTGCTTGGCCAGCACTTCATCAGCCACCACCACGCCGTCGGCGTTGATCTTGCCCAGGGCGACGATGCCCTGCCCTTCGCGGAACAGGTCCGGGAGGATGCCGCGATAGGTAATGGTCACGGTCTTGTTGAAGTCGGTGACATTGAACTTCACGTCCAGGGAATCCCCGGAGCGCTCCAGCGAGCCTTTTTCCACCATGCCGCCGGCGCGGATGCGGGTGTCCTTGGGTGCTTCGCCGCTGGCGATCTGGGTCGGGGTGTAGAACAGGTTGATGTTCTGCTTCAAGGCGCTCAGAGCCAGGGCGACCGCGGCACCGACACCCACCAGGATCGCAAGAATGATGACAAGACGTTTTTTGCGCAGCGGATTCACTGACCGTTCTCCCGGCGCAGACGACGCGCCTCTTGTTGCAGATACCGCTTGCGGGCCAGGATCGGCACCGCCACGTTGAGGGCCAGCACCACCAGGCAGATGCCATAGGCTGACCAGACATACAGGCCATGATGGCCCATGGCGAGGAAATCGCCGAATGAAGCGAAACTCATCGAGCGGCCTCCAGGCTGTTCTGTACTTCGGCCTTGACCCAACTGGCCCGGGACTCGCGCTTGAGCACTTCCAGGCGCATGCGCAGCAACAGGACCGCGCCGAAGAAACAGTAGAAACCCAACACGGTCAGCAACAGCGGCAGCCACATTTCGACGGGCATCGCCGGTTTTTCGGTCAGGGTGAAGGTTGCGCCCTGGTGCAGGGTGTTCCACCACTCCACCGAGTACTTGATGATCGGGATGTTGATCACGCCGACAATCGCCAGTACCGCGCAGGCCTTGGCGGCACTGTCACGATTGCTGATGGCGTTGCCCAGCGCAATAAGACCGAAGTACAGGAACAGCAGGATCAGCATCGACGTCAGTCGTGCATCCCAGACCCACCACGAACCCCAGGTCGGCTTGCCCCAGATGGCCCCGGTGACCAGTGCCACGGCGGTCATCCAGGCACCGATGGGCGCGGCGCATTGCAGGGCCACGTCGGCCAGCTTCATCTTCCACACCAGCCCGACCACACCGCACACCGCCAGCATCACGTAGACGGACTGGGCCAGCATCGCCGTGGGCACGTGGATGTAGATGATGCGGAAGCTGTTGCCTTGCTGATAGTCCGGCGGCGCGAAGGCCAGGCCCCAGACCACGCCAGAACCAATCAGCAACAGCGCCGCGATGCTCAACCATGGGAGCAGTTTGCCACTGATGCCGTAGAACCACTTGGGTGAGCCGAGCTTGTGAAACCAGGTCCAGTTCATTGCTGTTTCCATCACGGTTGCGGCTCGCCGTCACGAACCGCCGGGGCAGCCTTTACTTCCAAAGAAGTGGTCAGTTTTTGACCAGGCCTCGTTATTATTCGCCGACGCTGATCTTCAGGCCAGCGGCTATTGCAAAGGGTGTCAGGGTTATCGCCAGGGCGGTCAGGCTCCCAAGCCACAGCAGATAACCGGTCGCGGGCATGCCTTGCAACGCCGCTTGCAAGGCACCACTGCCCAGGATCAGGACCGGGATATACAACGGCAGGATCAGCAGCGCCAGCAACAGGCCGCCGCGCTTCAACCCAACCGTCAACGCCGCGCCCACCGCACCGAGCAGGCTCAGCACCGGCGTGCCCAGCAGCAGCGATACCAATAGCACCGGCATGCATGCACCGGGCAGCCCCAGCATCATCGCCAGCAGTGGCGAGAGCAATACCAGTGCCAGCCCGGAAAAAACCCAGTGTGCCAGTACCTTGGCCAAAACCAGAAGGGCCAGGGGGTGCGACGAAAGGACCCACTGTTCCAGTGAACCGTCTTCGAAATCACTGCGGAAAAGCCCGTCCAGCGAGAGCAGGACCGATAAAAGCGCGGCGACCCAGACCAGCCCCGGAGACAAGGTTTGCAACAATTGAGTCTCCGGCCCGACCGCCAACGGGAACAATGCAATGACAATGGCGAAGAACACCAGTGGATTGGCCAATTCGGCCGGACGACGGAACAGCAAGCGCGCCTCGCGGGCAAGCAACAGGCCAAACACACTCATACGGCCCAGTTCCCCAGATCAATGTTGCGATAACCGGCCGGCATCCGCGCCAGCGTATGGTGGGTGGTCAAGAGCACCATGCCGCCGTTTTCACAGTGCCGGGCCAGATGCTCCTCGAGCTGCGCGACGCCCTGCTTGTCCAGGGCGGTGAACGGCTCATCGAGAATCCACAACGGGGGGCTGTCCAGGTACAGCCGGGCCAGGGCCACTCGGCGTTGTTGACCGGCAGACAAGGTGTGGCTCGGCACGTCTTCGAAACCGCGCAACCCTACCGCCGCCAACGCCTGCCAGATCGCCTCGCGCCCTACCGGCGTATGCAATGCGCAGAGCCAACTGAGGTTCTCTTCGGGGGTCAGCAAATCCTTGATGCCGGCGGCATGGCCGATCCAGAGCAGGTTGCGAGCCAGTTCGCTGCGCTGGCTGTGCAAGGGCTGACCATTGAGCAAAACCTGGCCTGCGGTGGGTTGCATCAACCCGGCCAGCAGGCGCAGCAGGCTGGTCTTGCCGCTGCCGTTGGGACCACTGATTTGCACCATATCGCCACGCGAGAGTCTCAATTCGAGATTTTCGAAAAGCAGTCGCAAGTCTCGCTCACAGGCGAGGCCGACGGTTTGCAGGAGAGGACTGGTCAAGGGATCGCGGGCCTTATACGGTTCAAGTCGGCGGTGCAGTGGCCGTTAAAGAGGTGCAGCATAGATGCTTTGACGGCCTGTTCCACAGAGCTGCGTCAAACAATTGCGAGGTTTTCGCCACGCCCTGAAAGACGGCCGGCATTATACATGCCCTAACCTACTCTCAAGAGCGCTTATTTCCCCAAGGTAAGACCGCAAATGACAGGCGACATGAACATCCTGCCGCTGCCCCAGGCCACGGCAACGACGCGTACGCCGGTGGTCAATGGCGAGCTGCTCAAACTGCTGGTGCCGACCGAAGGCCTGATCAGCTCGGGCCAGACCGCCCGGGCCGAAGTGCTGTCGCTCAAGCAGGCCGACCAGACTTTCCAACTGCTGCTCAAGGTCACCCTGGAGAGCGGCCGCCAGACCACCGTGCAGGCCACCAGCACCCAGCCACTCCCCCAGGGCACCAGCCTGGCCGTGACCCAGCCGTCCGCCAGCAATCTGGCGATTGCCGTGCAGCAGGCCGTGGCCTCCAGCGTCGCCACCTTGACGCGCATCGACACGGCGCAGATGCCGGTCGGCACGTTGCTGCAAGGCAAAGTGCTGACCAGCCAGGCGTTGCCATCATTGCCCGGGCAGCCGGCGGTCTATCGGTCGCTGGTGAGCCTGCTCAACACCGCCCAGGCTGGCAGTACCCTGGACATCGACAGCCCCCAACCGCTGCGTATCGGCACGCTCTTGAGCGCCCAGGTGCAAGATACCCAGACGCTGAAATTCGTTCCGCTGAGCAACCGCCAGGAGCAACTGGCGGTGAGCCAGCAACTGGTCACCCAAGTGAGTCGCCAGGGCTCGCTGGACAGCCTGATCACCGCCCTGCAAAACCTGCCGGCCACTGACGACACCGGCACCGAGCTGCGCGCCGCGGTGACTCGCTTGCTGGCTGGCCTGCCGGATGTCCAGCAACTGAGCACACCCAAGGGGTTGGCCCAAGCCATGGTCGCCAGCGGGGTATTCCTGGAAAGCAAGTTGCTCGCCGGGCAACCACCGGGCCTGACGCCGGACATGAAAGGCGACCTGCTGAAACTGATCGCCCAACTGACACCGGCCCTGCCCGCCTCCACCAACCTCAGCGCCATCATTGCCGCCAATACGTTGGCCCAAGTCCTGCCGAGCTTCGTACGCAGCGCCCTGGGGATGCTCGGCCAGGTCAGCGCCAAGCCGCAACCCACCAGCTTCCCCCTGCCCTCGCGCCAGATGAAAGGCCAGGACGAAGAAGGCGACCTCGAACACCTGCTGCGCCTGGCCGCTGCCGCCGTGTCACGCCTGCAAAGCCATCAATTGTCGAGTCTGGAGCAGACCGGCCTGACCGATGACGGTCGGTTGATGAGCACTTGGCAATTGGAAATCCCGATGCGCAACCTGCAGGACATCGTGCCGTTGCAGGTCAAGTTCCAGCGCGAGGAAACCCCGCCCCGGGAGGAACCAAACGAGCGCCGGGAAGAACGCGAGCCAAAACAGCAGCTCTGGCGGGTGGAATTGGCGTTCGACATGGAGCCGCTCGGCCCACTGCAGGTTCAGGCGCAGTTGCTCAGCGGCAGCCTGTCCAGCCAGTTGTGGGCAGAACGGCCTTACACCGCGAGCCTGATTGAAAGCAACCTGACAGCATTGCGTGAACGCCTGGTGACCTGTGGCCTGAACGTCGGCGAACTGGACTGCCACCTCGGCACCCCGCCCCAAGGCCCCAAGACTCGCTTGGAACAACGCTGGGTGGACGAAACCGCATGACAACCCACACCGAACCCCGCCAGGCCATCGCCCTCAAATACGACGGCCACCACGCCCCGACCCTCACCGCCAAGGGCGACGAAGCCCTGGCCGAGGAAATCCTGCGGATCGCCCGGGACAGCGAAGTACCGATCTATGAAAATGCCGAGCTGGTGAAGCTCCTGGCGCGGATGGAGTTGGGAGACAGCATCCCGGAAGAGCTGTACCGCACGATTGCCGAGATCATCGCGTTTGCCTGGAACCTCAAGGGCAAATTCCCCCAGGGCTACGACCCGAATGCGCCGAGTGTCGAAAAGGATGTGACCGAGCGCGGCGATGACTACTGATCAACGCGGCGGTGCCCGGGCTGGAACGACCAATCTGTGAGCGCCAGAAAAACCTGTGGGAGCGAGCTTGCTCGCGATGACGGATTCACATTCAACATCGCTATTGACTGTCACACCGCTATCGCGAGCACGCTCACTCCCACATTGGATTGGGGGTGAAGACGATCAGTTGCCCTTATGCAACTTGCTCATCAACTCCGCCTCGGCCTGGGTCAGGCCGCAGGCTTGGGTCAGTTCGTCGATGCTGGCCCCCATGCCCACCAGGCGGGCGGCCTGGGCGAAGGACAGGCTGGAGGGGTCGCGCTGTTCCAGTTGGGCGAGCTTGTCCGGCAACGGCGCGACCACGGCACGCAGCTCATGGAGCGCTTCGCCCATGCGCACGGTGCCGTTCTGGTAATCGTCGACCCGCTTGGCCAGGTCCTTGATGCGCTGGTCGCGCAGCGCATCGCCCTGGGCCTGCTGAGCGGCGATCTGCCGCTGGCCACGTATGTACGACAAGAACATCGCCAGCGTGCCTGCCCAGAAAAGGAACAGGACAATGACTGCTACCTCAAGAATCAATCAGATACTCTCCAGTTCCGACCACTCTTCTTCGCTCATCATCTTGTCCAGTTCAACCAGAATCAACAACTCGTTGTTCTTGTTGCACACGCCCTGAATGAACTTGGCGGACTCTTCGTTACCCACGTTCGGCGCCGTCTCGATTTCCGACTGGCGCAGGTAAACCACTTCGGCGACGCTGTCGACCATGATGCCAACCACTTGCTTGTCGGCTTCGATGATGACGATCCGGGTGTTGTCGCTGATCTCGGCATTCATCAGGCCGAAGCGCTGGCGGGTATCGATCACCGTGACCACGTTGCCACGCAGGTTGATGATGCCCAGCACGTAGCTCGGTGCACCCGGTACCGGGGCGATCTCGGTATAGCGCAGCACTTCCTGAACGCGCATCACGTTGATGCCGTAGGTTTCGTTATCGAGCTTGAAGGTTACCCATTGCAGAATCGGATCTTCAGAACCCTTTTGAGACGACGCCTTATCATTCATACCCTGACCCCTCGAAAAACCGCCTGTGGCGGCGTGTATTCTGTCCGGCGACGCTGCGCGCCACCGGTTGTCTTATTTCGGTTTCTGGACCGGCTTCTTGCTGCCGCCCAGGTGTTTTGCCCCGCCGCTGGCGATCAGCTCCGCCAGCTCGGAAACGTCCAGCAAGGCGCACATATGCTCGATCACCGTACCGGCCAGCCATGGCCGTTGCCCTCGATGGCTGCGCCACTTGATCTCGTTCGGGTCCAGGCGCAGCGAACGGCTGACCTGATGCACCGCCAAACCCCACTCGTAACCCTGCACTGAAATCACGTACTGCAAGCCTTGGCGAAAGTCATCGCGATAACGGTCTGGCATGACCCAGCGCGCCGTATCCAGTACCTTCAGGTTGCCGGCCTGGCTCGGCAGGATCCCGAGGAACCATTCCGGCTGGCCAAACAACGGCGTCAATTCCTGCCCGGCCAGGGAATAAATCGATCCCAGGCATACCAGCGGCACCGCCAGGGTCAACCCGGCCACATCGAACAACAAACACTCGAACGGCTCGGCAGCCCAAGCCGGACGGTCGTCGCCCGGCACCGGTGGCGGCGGGTTGCTCGGCGGCAGGTGGATTTCCACCACCGGCGTCACCAGGCCCTGCAGCAACGGGGCAACGGTCGAGACCGGCGCCAGGATCGGCGCAGGCGCGTCCATGACCGCAACCTGGGGCTTGATAAACGGAGCCTCGACCGCTGCAGCCATTACTGATTGCTGTGCATCACGGGCCTGCTCCTCGAGCACGGCCGCCTGAAATTCATCCAGCACACCCTTGGCTTCGACAGGCTCGGGCAACGCCTCGATCACGCTTGGCTCTGGTGGCAATTCTTCGGTCGCTTCCTGCAACAGCCCATCCAGATAGGATTGCAGGGCCATTTGCGGACGCGAGGTTGTCTTTATCGGGCGGCTCATAGGAACAGTGCGCCACTTGAAGAGGTTATCGGCATGAATGCGGTAGGACTTGAGCGTTCGCAAGCGAACACAATGCCAGTGGAAAGCCTCGTCACCTTAAGCCACCTGCTGTGGAACGAGCTGCTGGGCCAGCAGATGCTTGAGCAGCGCCCGATACGCCAGCACGCCACGACTCTTGCCATCGAACTGCGAAGGGGTCACGCCGGCACGGCTGGCGTCCCGCAGGCGGGTATCGACGGGGATATAGCCCTGCCAGATGTCATCCGGGTAC
The sequence above is drawn from the Pseudomonas sp. St316 genome and encodes:
- a CDS encoding chemotaxis protein CheW, with amino-acid sequence MNDKASSQKGSEDPILQWVTFKLDNETYGINVMRVQEVLRYTEIAPVPGAPSYVLGIINLRGNVVTVIDTRQRFGLMNAEISDNTRIVIIEADKQVVGIMVDSVAEVVYLRQSEIETAPNVGNEESAKFIQGVCNKNNELLILVELDKMMSEEEWSELESI
- the ccmE gene encoding cytochrome c maturation protein CcmE, translated to MNPLRKKRLVIILAILVGVGAAVALALSALKQNINLFYTPTQIASGEAPKDTRIRAGGMVEKGSLERSGDSLDVKFNVTDFNKTVTITYRGILPDLFREGQGIVALGKINADGVVVADEVLAKHDEKYMPPEVTKALKDSGQSAPAPVKEG
- a CDS encoding flagellar hook-length control protein FliK, which gives rise to MTGDMNILPLPQATATTRTPVVNGELLKLLVPTEGLISSGQTARAEVLSLKQADQTFQLLLKVTLESGRQTTVQATSTQPLPQGTSLAVTQPSASNLAIAVQQAVASSVATLTRIDTAQMPVGTLLQGKVLTSQALPSLPGQPAVYRSLVSLLNTAQAGSTLDIDSPQPLRIGTLLSAQVQDTQTLKFVPLSNRQEQLAVSQQLVTQVSRQGSLDSLITALQNLPATDDTGTELRAAVTRLLAGLPDVQQLSTPKGLAQAMVASGVFLESKLLAGQPPGLTPDMKGDLLKLIAQLTPALPASTNLSAIIAANTLAQVLPSFVRSALGMLGQVSAKPQPTSFPLPSRQMKGQDEEGDLEHLLRLAAAAVSRLQSHQLSSLEQTGLTDDGRLMSTWQLEIPMRNLQDIVPLQVKFQREETPPREEPNERREEREPKQQLWRVELAFDMEPLGPLQVQAQLLSGSLSSQLWAERPYTASLIESNLTALRERLVTCGLNVGELDCHLGTPPQGPKTRLEQRWVDETA
- the ccmA gene encoding cytochrome c biogenesis heme-transporting ATPase CcmA, with protein sequence MTSPLLQTVGLACERDLRLLFENLELRLSRGDMVQISGPNGSGKTSLLRLLAGLMQPTAGQVLLNGQPLHSQRSELARNLLWIGHAAGIKDLLTPEENLSWLCALHTPVGREAIWQALAAVGLRGFEDVPSHTLSAGQQRRVALARLYLDSPPLWILDEPFTALDKQGVAQLEEHLARHCENGGMVLLTTHHTLARMPAGYRNIDLGNWAV
- a CDS encoding cytochrome c-type biogenesis protein; the protein is MKRWLAAAILGLSLAGVAHAAIDAYEFANDGERERFRELTKELRCPKCQNQDIADSNAPIAADLRKEIFRMLGEGKDNQQIIDFMVDRYGEFVRYNPALSSKTALLWFGPAGLLFGGFVVIAVIVRRRRVQRTAAPDTLSVDERQRLDQLLDKTKHD
- a CDS encoding heme lyase CcmF/NrfE family subunit, with product MTTGIFIPELGHLAMILALCFALVQAVVPLLGAWRGDRLWMSLAQPAAWGQFAFMLFAFGCLTYAFMTDDFSVEYVASNSNSALPWYYKFSAVWGAHEGSLLLWALILAGWTFAVSVFSRQLPQVMLARVLAVMGMISTGFLLFLIVTSNPFERILPQMPTDGRDLNPLLQDIGLIVHPPMLYMGYVGFSVAFSFAIAALLGGRLDAAWARWSRPWTIVAWAFLGIGITLGSWWAYYELGWGGWWFWDPVENASFMPWLVGTALIHSLAVTEKRGVFKSWTVLLAIAAFSLSLLGTFLVRSGVLTSVHAFASDPERGVFILMFLLFVVGGSLTLFALRAPVVKSQVGFNLWSRETLLLGNNLVLVVAASMILLGTLYPLVLDALSGAKLSVGPPYFNALFIPLMAILMVVMAIGMLVRWKDTPVKWLLGMLTPVLLGTAALAVVAGVAYGDFNWAVLATFVLAAWVLLAGVRDIFDKTRHKGLIKGLPTLTRSYWGMQVAHLGIAVCALGVVLSSQNSAERDLRLAPGESMELAGYQFVFEGAKHFEGPNFTSDKGTVRVIRDGQEITVLHPEKRLYTVQNSVMTEAGIDAGFTRDLYVALGESLGDGAWAVRVHVKPFVRWIWFGGLLTGLGGVLAALDRRYRVKVKTRVREALGVTGATA
- a CDS encoding DUF2802 domain-containing protein, encoding MILEVAVIVLFLFWAGTLAMFLSYIRGQRQIAAQQAQGDALRDQRIKDLAKRVDDYQNGTVRMGEALHELRAVVAPLPDKLAQLEQRDPSSLSFAQAARLVGMGASIDELTQACGLTQAEAELMSKLHKGN
- a CDS encoding DsbE family thiol:disulfide interchange protein yields the protein MKRWLMLVPLALFLLMAVFLYRGLYLNPTELPSAMIGKPFPEFSLPSVQGDKTLTRADLLGKPALVNVWGTWCISCRVEHPVLNKLAQNGVVIYGVNYKDVKADALKWLTEFHNPYQLDIRDEDGSLGLNLGVYGAPETFFIDAKGVIRDKFVGVIDEQVWREKLAAKYQALVDEAKP
- the ccmB gene encoding heme exporter protein CcmB yields the protein MSVFGLLLAREARLLFRRPAELANPLVFFAIVIALFPLAVGPETQLLQTLSPGLVWVAALLSVLLSLDGLFRSDFEDGSLEQWVLSSHPLALLVLAKVLAHWVFSGLALVLLSPLLAMMLGLPGACMPVLLVSLLLGTPVLSLLGAVGAALTVGLKRGGLLLALLILPLYIPVLILGSGALQAALQGMPATGYLLWLGSLTALAITLTPFAIAAGLKISVGE
- a CDS encoding EscU/YscU/HrcU family type III secretion system export apparatus switch protein — translated: MTTHTEPRQAIALKYDGHHAPTLTAKGDEALAEEILRIARDSEVPIYENAELVKLLARMELGDSIPEELYRTIAEIIAFAWNLKGKFPQGYDPNAPSVEKDVTERGDDY
- the ccmD gene encoding heme exporter protein CcmD, with product MSFASFGDFLAMGHHGLYVWSAYGICLVVLALNVAVPILARKRYLQQEARRLRRENGQ
- a CDS encoding heme ABC transporter permease; amino-acid sequence: MNWTWFHKLGSPKWFYGISGKLLPWLSIAALLLIGSGVVWGLAFAPPDYQQGNSFRIIYIHVPTAMLAQSVYVMLAVCGVVGLVWKMKLADVALQCAAPIGAWMTAVALVTGAIWGKPTWGSWWVWDARLTSMLILLFLYFGLIALGNAISNRDSAAKACAVLAIVGVINIPIIKYSVEWWNTLHQGATFTLTEKPAMPVEMWLPLLLTVLGFYCFFGAVLLLRMRLEVLKRESRASWVKAEVQNSLEAAR
- the ccmI gene encoding c-type cytochrome biogenesis protein CcmI; its protein translation is MIDFWLAAGLLLLVALSFLLIPVLRGRRAQREEDRTALNVALYQERVAELQVEREEGVLNAAQLDTGRAEAARELLADTEGADTPRESRLGKPLPLLAAVLVPVLGLALYLHFGASDKVELTREFAQAPQSMEEMTLRLERAVAAQPDNAEGLYFLGRTYMAQDRPADAAKVFERTVAVAGRQPELLGQWAQAQYFADGKKWSDKLQALTDEALKLDPKEVTSLGLLGIAAFEGERYQDAIDYWGRLLVELPEGDKSREALQGGITRATEKLQASGGKVAQVPVAKAAALLKVRVDLAPALKAKVQPGDSVFIFARAVSGPPAPLAAKRLTVADLPVTVELGDADAMMPQLKLSNFPEVQLVARISRAGQPTAGEWIGRSQPLASSTTAPQQLTIDSPDK